In Stieleria varia, one genomic interval encodes:
- a CDS encoding CpaF family protein: MATRSLPGKPENKQGQFEEIKRRIHGRLVDKLDLSRVGDMKGDTLRREIRIVIEHLCDAEETLLNRQERERIVEEVLDETFGLGPLELILKDPAVSDILINGPKSIYVEKGGQMQKTDVEFRDGKHLLQIIDRIVSKVGRRVDETCPMVDARLEDGSRVNAIIPPLALDGAAVSIRRFGSNPLKLEDLLNYKAFTPEMVMLLEGCIKARLNMIIAGGTGSGKTTLLNTLSSFIGHSDRIVTIEDAAELQLQQDHVVRLETRPPNIEGNGAVTATDLVKNALRMRPERIIIGECRGGETLDMLQAMNTGHDGSLTTIHANTPRDAVARLETLVMMAGFDLPVKAIRQQVSGAVDVLIQANRLQGGPRRVTAITEIVGMEQDTIVMQDIYRFIQKGVGEDGKAYGYFECTGVRPSFMDKLESAGVRLPASAFRERIMLQA; this comes from the coding sequence ATGGCGACTCGCAGCCTGCCCGGTAAGCCCGAAAACAAACAAGGTCAGTTCGAGGAAATCAAGCGTCGCATTCACGGCAGGCTGGTCGACAAACTCGACCTTTCGCGTGTCGGTGACATGAAAGGTGATACGCTACGTCGAGAGATCCGCATCGTCATCGAGCACCTCTGTGACGCCGAAGAAACACTGCTCAATCGTCAAGAACGCGAACGAATCGTCGAAGAGGTTCTTGATGAAACGTTCGGCCTGGGGCCTTTGGAGTTGATCCTCAAGGACCCAGCGGTCAGCGACATTCTGATCAACGGCCCGAAAAGCATTTACGTCGAAAAAGGCGGCCAAATGCAGAAGACCGATGTCGAGTTTCGCGACGGCAAGCACTTGCTGCAAATCATCGACCGGATCGTCAGCAAAGTCGGTCGCCGTGTCGACGAAACTTGCCCCATGGTCGACGCCCGATTGGAAGACGGCTCGCGGGTCAATGCGATCATCCCGCCGTTGGCTTTGGACGGAGCAGCGGTCAGTATTCGTCGTTTCGGCAGCAACCCGCTCAAACTGGAAGACTTGCTGAACTACAAAGCGTTCACGCCTGAGATGGTGATGTTACTGGAGGGATGCATCAAAGCCCGTTTGAACATGATCATCGCCGGCGGTACGGGTTCGGGAAAAACGACATTGCTCAACACGCTGTCGTCATTCATTGGGCACAGCGACCGGATCGTGACGATCGAAGACGCGGCTGAGTTGCAGTTGCAACAGGATCACGTCGTTCGATTGGAAACTCGCCCACCGAATATCGAAGGCAACGGTGCCGTCACCGCGACTGATTTGGTCAAGAACGCCCTGCGGATGCGTCCTGAGCGAATCATCATCGGCGAATGTCGTGGTGGAGAAACACTCGACATGTTGCAGGCCATGAACACCGGTCACGACGGTTCGTTGACGACGATCCACGCCAATACCCCGCGTGACGCCGTCGCGCGTCTGGAAACGCTGGTGATGATGGCCGGTTTCGATTTGCCCGTGAAAGCCATTCGTCAGCAAGTCTCCGGTGCGGTCGATGTGTTGATCCAAGCCAACCGTCTGCAAGGCGGTCCTCGTCGCGTCACTGCAATCACCGAAATCGTGGGGATGGAGCAGGACACGATCGTCATGCAAGACATCTATCGCTTTATCCAAAAAGGTGTCGGTGAAGACGGCAAGGCCTACGGATACTTTGAGTGCACCGGCGTGCGTCCTTCCTTCATGGACAAGCTCGAGTCCGCCGGTGTTCGCTTGCCCGCCAGTGCGTTCCGTGAACGCATCATGTTACAAGCGTAA
- the dprA gene encoding DNA-processing protein DprA, producing MSASSEQPIVAPITDSITETDADELKSTLQLCMLPGLGPRTLRSLLDYFGTPEQVLTASGPQLAAVHGVGPKLIHTIRTATHHVDPNEILSWCREHGCRLICRGGKDYPQGLEDLVDAPPILFVRGSLDAADEMSVAMVGTRHASTYGLQQAERLSYGLARAGVTVISGLARGIDTAAHNGAINGGGRTIAVLGGGLGKIYPKENAGLAKAIAADGAVISEYAPHATSRAGMFPQRNRLIASLSLATLVIEAPDRSGSLITANLAAEQNRTVLALPGPVTSRTSRGTNQLIRDGAVLIQTVDDILEALGPMNRPVSTADGNEVRNPAELKLNELERQVLSAIGETSTPIDSVIAASGLPAHRVVATISVLEMRRLIRRLSGQYVSRV from the coding sequence ATGTCCGCTTCGTCAGAACAACCGATTGTCGCACCGATCACTGACTCGATCACTGAAACGGACGCTGACGAATTGAAGTCGACCCTGCAGTTGTGCATGCTACCCGGATTGGGGCCGAGAACGTTGAGGTCGTTGTTGGATTATTTCGGGACACCGGAACAAGTCCTAACAGCCAGCGGTCCACAGTTGGCGGCCGTTCACGGTGTGGGGCCGAAGCTGATTCATACGATTCGAACAGCGACCCATCATGTCGATCCCAACGAGATCTTGTCTTGGTGTCGAGAGCACGGTTGTCGGCTGATCTGTCGAGGCGGGAAAGACTACCCGCAGGGCTTGGAGGATCTGGTCGATGCTCCGCCGATCTTGTTTGTTCGAGGGTCCCTCGACGCGGCCGATGAAATGTCGGTTGCGATGGTGGGCACCCGCCACGCCTCGACCTACGGATTGCAGCAGGCCGAGCGATTGTCATACGGATTGGCCCGCGCCGGCGTCACGGTGATCAGTGGTTTAGCCCGCGGCATCGACACGGCGGCGCACAACGGAGCGATCAACGGGGGTGGCAGGACCATCGCAGTGCTGGGCGGCGGCCTGGGGAAAATCTATCCCAAGGAGAACGCGGGCTTGGCAAAGGCGATTGCCGCCGACGGTGCGGTGATCAGCGAGTATGCGCCTCATGCGACGTCACGTGCGGGAATGTTTCCGCAGCGCAACCGATTGATCGCGTCGCTTTCGTTGGCCACCCTGGTGATCGAAGCTCCTGATCGCAGCGGTTCGCTGATCACAGCCAACTTGGCTGCCGAGCAGAACCGCACCGTGTTGGCATTGCCTGGTCCGGTCACCAGTCGAACGTCCAGGGGAACCAACCAGCTGATTCGCGACGGAGCGGTCTTGATTCAGACGGTCGACGACATCCTGGAAGCGTTGGGACCGATGAACCGTCCGGTATCGACCGCCGACGGAAACGAGGTGCGAAATCCTGCTGAATTGAAACTCAATGAACTGGAACGACAGGTTTTGAGTGCGATTGGTGAAACCAGCACACCGATTGACTCCGTGATCGCCGCGAGCGGCTTGCCCGCCCATCGAGTCGTGGCAACGATCAGCGTTCTGGAGATGCGCCGACTGATTCGCCGTCTGAGTGGTCAATACGTCTCGCGTGTGTGA
- a CDS encoding redoxin domain-containing protein, whose amino-acid sequence MKRKPLIALICLAALAMSVTTSADAADSLTIGSKAPKLDIEHWVQDGNGQFEHVTEFKKGKVYVVEFWATWCGPCIMSMPHLADLQNKYRDKGVQIISVSSETLKEVNDLLGQTNPDLEKTFAEITAPYTLTVDPDRSVYEDYMEASNQDGIPCSFLIGKTGQVEWIGHPMELDQPLEEVIADKWDREAYKKVLEKEKQFQESMQKLSQLAGNGKFDEAIAMAEEQLKTTDDKELKERWTSLRYSLMLSAGKVTDEVLAFYRNELKKMKGNIGAIGQFSYSLYGLHQQGGDVRALAKDAVAALSDEIPNAPKEFLPLLYNTVAQLHSVNENYTEAIEAQQKAVDTSEDPRQQKRLMPFLDELKSKAKEKSGDTTDDAPAEK is encoded by the coding sequence ATGAAACGCAAACCATTGATAGCTCTGATTTGTCTTGCTGCCCTTGCCATGTCGGTCACGACATCGGCGGATGCTGCAGATTCGCTGACCATCGGTTCCAAAGCACCCAAGCTGGATATCGAGCATTGGGTCCAAGATGGAAACGGACAATTTGAACACGTCACCGAATTCAAAAAGGGCAAGGTGTACGTGGTCGAGTTTTGGGCGACGTGGTGCGGGCCTTGCATCATGAGCATGCCGCACTTGGCAGATCTCCAAAACAAATATCGCGACAAGGGCGTGCAGATCATCAGCGTGTCCTCGGAGACTCTTAAGGAGGTCAACGATTTGCTCGGCCAAACGAATCCTGACCTTGAGAAGACCTTCGCTGAAATCACCGCACCGTACACGTTGACCGTCGATCCCGATCGCTCCGTGTACGAGGATTACATGGAAGCATCCAATCAAGACGGCATCCCGTGCTCATTCCTGATCGGAAAGACCGGACAAGTGGAATGGATCGGGCACCCGATGGAATTGGACCAACCGTTGGAAGAAGTGATCGCGGACAAGTGGGACCGGGAAGCATATAAGAAGGTCTTGGAAAAGGAGAAGCAGTTCCAAGAGTCGATGCAAAAATTGTCACAACTCGCCGGCAATGGCAAGTTCGACGAAGCAATCGCCATGGCCGAGGAGCAATTGAAAACCACGGACGATAAAGAACTGAAAGAGCGTTGGACCTCCCTTCGCTACAGCCTGATGCTCTCTGCAGGGAAGGTCACCGATGAGGTCCTTGCCTTTTACCGCAATGAGCTAAAGAAGATGAAAGGGAACATTGGCGCGATCGGCCAATTCTCCTACTCGCTCTACGGGCTGCACCAACAGGGAGGCGACGTTCGTGCGTTAGCAAAAGATGCCGTCGCTGCTCTTTCCGATGAAATCCCCAATGCTCCCAAAGAGTTCCTGCCGCTGCTGTACAACACAGTCGCTCAGCTTCACTCGGTCAACGAGAACTACACCGAGGCGATCGAGGCACAGCAAAAAGCCGTGGATACATCGGAAGATCCTCGTCAACAAAAACGCCTGATGCCGTTCTTGGATGAACTCAAATCCAAAGCGAAAGAAAAGTCGGGCGACACGACCGACGACGCTCCAGCTGAAAAGTAA
- a CDS encoding DNA internalization-related competence protein ComEC/Rec2, which translates to MRSSLHRFPLLWAASFCASAVVIDSLLMTGLWVSMTCWSIVLVAAAVAGFLGSPTVRAVAVFSIVGSLAGMWHAVADHTYRSKSIASFLTDAPEPSMLRGRIVRPVSIRRNPMADSPGRRDASPWQSQIDVELDSIRVGMSYQPTDGRVLVFVDDHLGHRRPGDRIEVYGIASRFKRPTNPGEPDMSGFYRRRGLHGRVDVRDATGIVVLQESNKWFARMTASIASHGRDALMRHAGEESGPLAVALVVGQREFVDHDTRDALLETGTAHLLSVSGLHLAIIVLLASGMATMLQMGFKTKFFWLLAVCVLYVAITGNRPPVMRAAVLVAAVLLSMWVKRPTQPLNTLAGAALVLIIANPENVFSVGVHLSFLAVVTLMLCGQRPKTKSRAVEQTLKVEERFDALADGTRSAFWRYGKWTLSRLGQMAWFSGCVSMVSLPLVWQQFHLISWVSVATNVLLTPGLFVALPAGVLTVIASMVGEPLAVMPGWVCDLSLRYMRWVIEAASAVPQGHAWLPSPPTWWVIILYVALASSLAWKSITATRLRILGMFGWILVGWWLATTPTPQPAGSVEATFLDVGHGTSVILRTDDGRNWLYDCGHMGNETNGCRDIDTALWSLGITHLDGVFLSHADSDHYNALPGLLRRFSVAEVITPQKMLDQPEIGLQVIRQSIQRHAVFVRQVVAGQEIAQGMQVLHPSQRIPGSDNANSLVLQIDREGTSADTGRKSLTLPGDLEPPGTEILLNQPRPDPGGVLMAPHHGSLTMDAESVLRWSRPRHVVVSGGRRAGRPEVAQMLMTTGSEVHVTATVGAVRVRLLQSGEVEVTRWRDANW; encoded by the coding sequence GTGAGATCGTCGCTGCATCGTTTTCCGTTGCTGTGGGCGGCCAGTTTCTGCGCTTCTGCGGTGGTCATCGATTCCCTGCTGATGACGGGACTGTGGGTCAGCATGACGTGCTGGTCGATCGTTTTGGTTGCGGCGGCAGTGGCCGGTTTTCTAGGTTCGCCGACGGTTCGCGCGGTAGCGGTCTTTTCGATCGTGGGGTCGTTGGCTGGAATGTGGCATGCCGTCGCGGATCACACCTATCGTTCCAAGTCGATTGCCAGCTTTCTGACCGACGCCCCGGAACCGTCAATGTTGCGGGGACGCATCGTACGTCCTGTCTCGATTCGTCGTAATCCGATGGCCGATTCACCCGGACGACGCGACGCCTCCCCATGGCAGAGCCAGATCGACGTCGAATTGGATTCGATTCGGGTCGGCATGAGTTATCAGCCGACGGACGGACGCGTGCTGGTTTTTGTGGACGACCATTTGGGGCACCGTCGCCCGGGGGATCGAATCGAAGTCTATGGGATCGCCAGCCGATTCAAAAGGCCGACCAATCCAGGTGAGCCCGACATGTCGGGATTTTACCGACGCCGCGGACTCCACGGACGTGTGGATGTTCGTGATGCCACAGGAATCGTCGTGCTGCAGGAGAGCAACAAATGGTTTGCGCGAATGACCGCGTCGATCGCCAGTCACGGCCGCGACGCATTGATGCGACACGCTGGAGAAGAAAGCGGCCCGCTGGCGGTCGCACTGGTTGTTGGTCAACGTGAGTTTGTCGACCACGATACGCGAGATGCACTGTTGGAGACCGGTACGGCGCACCTGCTGTCGGTCAGCGGACTGCACTTGGCCATCATCGTGCTGTTGGCATCCGGGATGGCAACGATGCTGCAGATGGGATTCAAGACCAAGTTCTTTTGGCTGCTGGCCGTTTGCGTCCTGTACGTTGCCATCACAGGCAATCGACCGCCCGTGATGCGGGCAGCCGTGCTGGTGGCGGCTGTCCTGTTGTCGATGTGGGTCAAGCGTCCGACGCAACCACTCAATACACTGGCCGGTGCGGCATTGGTCCTGATCATCGCGAATCCTGAAAACGTCTTTTCGGTAGGAGTCCATCTGTCGTTCCTGGCGGTGGTGACATTGATGCTGTGTGGTCAACGCCCCAAGACAAAGAGCCGCGCCGTCGAGCAGACATTGAAAGTCGAAGAACGATTCGATGCGTTGGCTGACGGCACACGGTCGGCTTTCTGGCGATACGGCAAGTGGACTCTTTCGCGACTGGGGCAAATGGCGTGGTTCAGCGGTTGTGTCTCGATGGTCAGCTTGCCATTGGTGTGGCAACAGTTCCATTTGATCTCTTGGGTCAGCGTGGCAACCAACGTGTTGCTGACGCCGGGTCTGTTCGTCGCACTGCCGGCGGGCGTCTTGACCGTGATCGCTTCGATGGTCGGTGAGCCGTTGGCGGTGATGCCGGGTTGGGTCTGCGACTTGTCGTTGCGTTACATGCGTTGGGTGATCGAAGCCGCGTCCGCGGTGCCGCAGGGGCATGCTTGGTTGCCATCACCGCCGACATGGTGGGTGATCATCCTGTACGTTGCCCTGGCGTCTTCCTTGGCATGGAAATCGATCACTGCAACTCGCTTGCGAATTCTTGGAATGTTTGGATGGATACTCGTCGGTTGGTGGCTGGCAACGACGCCGACACCTCAACCTGCCGGCAGCGTGGAAGCGACATTCCTGGACGTCGGACATGGCACGAGCGTGATCCTGCGAACCGACGACGGTCGAAACTGGCTGTACGACTGTGGTCACATGGGAAACGAAACCAACGGATGCCGTGACATCGACACGGCGCTTTGGTCGCTGGGTATCACGCATCTGGACGGAGTGTTCTTGTCGCACGCGGATTCAGATCATTACAACGCGTTGCCCGGCCTGTTGCGTCGGTTCTCTGTCGCTGAAGTCATCACGCCGCAAAAAATGCTTGATCAGCCCGAGATCGGTTTGCAGGTGATCCGGCAAAGCATTCAACGTCATGCGGTTTTTGTTCGGCAGGTTGTTGCTGGACAGGAAATTGCCCAAGGTATGCAGGTGCTGCACCCGTCGCAACGTATCCCGGGCAGCGACAATGCGAACAGTTTGGTGTTGCAGATCGACCGTGAAGGAACATCAGCAGATACTGGGCGGAAATCACTCACCTTGCCCGGTGATCTGGAGCCGCCGGGGACGGAAATCCTGTTGAATCAACCGCGTCCCGATCCCGGTGGCGTTTTGATGGCGCCGCACCATGGATCATTGACGATGGATGCCGAAAGCGTTCTGCGGTGGTCCCGCCCCCGACACGTCGTGGTCAGCGGAGGTCGTCGCGCGGGCAGACCGGAGGTCGCTCAAATGCTGATGACGACCGGCAGCGAGGTACACGTCACCGCGACCGTGGGCGCAGTGCGTGTCCGTTTGCTGCAATCCGGTGAGGTTGAGGTGACCCGTTGGCGTGATGCCAACTGGTGA
- a CDS encoding type II secretion system F family protein, protein MSGIVIIIAIGVFVASIVAFAANVLVPGGDNTATEDRLAEMASRRRGGPKSTGKSDGMSLLQDGGFDDATGFVANVIKSLPGIRDYLEQADVRMKPAHFLGIVVAAFFGGCVLTVASPFPLLAPFVGAMFAAVPVGWLLIKRKRRLAKFGTQLPEALELIGRSLRAGHSLNAGFGLVASEMEQPLAKEFARAFEEQNFGIPLDEAIEDMADRVPNMDLRFFATAVILQRQTGGDLAEILDKIGHLIRERLMILGQIQALTGEGRMSGAVLLALPPVLFLVMLKLNYEYVMTLFTDELGRYMLCAALVTQIIGALVIKKIITIKV, encoded by the coding sequence ATGAGTGGTATCGTCATCATTATCGCCATCGGCGTATTCGTTGCATCGATCGTAGCGTTCGCCGCCAACGTGCTTGTTCCGGGAGGCGACAACACGGCCACGGAAGACCGCTTGGCCGAAATGGCGTCACGTCGTCGAGGCGGTCCAAAGAGCACGGGCAAAAGCGATGGCATGTCGCTGCTGCAAGACGGCGGATTTGACGATGCAACCGGTTTCGTGGCCAACGTGATCAAAAGCCTGCCGGGTATTCGGGATTACCTGGAGCAAGCCGATGTACGGATGAAGCCGGCTCATTTCCTCGGGATCGTCGTCGCAGCATTTTTCGGTGGTTGCGTGCTGACCGTCGCAAGCCCCTTTCCTCTGCTGGCACCTTTTGTCGGTGCCATGTTCGCCGCCGTTCCCGTGGGATGGTTGTTGATCAAACGAAAGCGTCGTCTGGCAAAATTCGGTACTCAATTGCCCGAGGCACTCGAGCTGATCGGACGATCCCTGCGAGCGGGCCACTCGCTCAACGCCGGTTTCGGATTGGTCGCCAGTGAAATGGAACAGCCTTTGGCCAAGGAATTCGCCAGGGCCTTTGAAGAACAGAACTTCGGGATTCCGTTGGACGAAGCGATTGAGGACATGGCCGACCGCGTGCCGAACATGGACCTTCGCTTCTTTGCCACGGCCGTCATCCTGCAGCGTCAAACCGGCGGTGACTTGGCCGAAATCCTGGACAAGATCGGGCACCTCATTCGTGAGCGTCTGATGATCTTGGGCCAAATTCAAGCACTCACCGGAGAAGGCCGGATGAGCGGCGCGGTGTTGCTCGCGCTGCCTCCCGTGCTGTTCCTGGTGATGTTGAAGCTCAACTACGAGTACGTCATGACTTTGTTCACCGACGAACTCGGACGATACATGTTGTGCGCCGCCTTGGTGACACAAATCATTGGTGCATTGGTCATCAAAAAGATCATCACCATCAAAGTCTGA
- a CDS encoding type II secretion system F family protein — MFSLIAFAIDPIIMITVPIFLMVTGGMWFVFVRVSGDDKPRAEARLEMMRKRRGPQMELSEREKQLNKSDALNAVLEKATSPLGDKLAGNEKEMGKLREKLMNAGFRRESAPVVFNGILFISTGVGLFLGGVVGVIADGLTQGMVLKLGVGMIAGYGIPKFALDFLAKGRMQKIFLGLPDALDLMVVCVEAGLGMDQALRKVAEEMEKSHKEIGEEFNIANKQLQLGRSRNEVLQALGFRSGVDDLKQLASILIQADKFGSSVAAALRVQSDSMRTKRRQMAEEKAAKTAVKMIFPLVLFIFPGIFVVLVGPAGISMYRNMLENQ, encoded by the coding sequence ATGTTCAGCCTCATTGCATTCGCCATCGACCCCATCATCATGATCACCGTGCCCATCTTTTTGATGGTCACCGGAGGAATGTGGTTTGTTTTTGTACGAGTCTCCGGCGATGACAAGCCGCGTGCCGAAGCTCGGTTGGAGATGATGCGCAAACGACGTGGCCCCCAGATGGAACTGTCCGAGCGGGAAAAACAACTCAACAAGTCAGACGCCCTCAATGCGGTGCTCGAAAAGGCCACTTCGCCGTTGGGTGACAAGCTTGCCGGCAACGAGAAAGAAATGGGCAAGCTCCGTGAGAAATTGATGAACGCAGGGTTTCGTCGCGAGTCCGCACCGGTGGTCTTCAACGGAATTCTCTTCATCTCAACGGGAGTCGGGCTGTTCCTGGGCGGTGTCGTTGGGGTGATCGCTGATGGTCTCACTCAAGGCATGGTCCTGAAGTTGGGCGTCGGAATGATTGCCGGATATGGTATTCCCAAGTTCGCCCTGGACTTTCTTGCCAAGGGGCGAATGCAAAAGATTTTCTTGGGCCTGCCCGACGCTTTGGACTTGATGGTTGTCTGCGTCGAAGCAGGTCTCGGGATGGATCAAGCGTTGCGAAAGGTCGCCGAAGAAATGGAAAAGAGCCATAAGGAGATCGGTGAGGAATTCAACATCGCCAACAAACAACTTCAGCTCGGCCGATCGAGAAACGAAGTGCTGCAGGCACTGGGTTTCCGAAGCGGTGTGGACGACCTGAAACAACTCGCCTCGATCCTCATTCAGGCCGACAAGTTCGGCTCCAGCGTCGCCGCCGCACTGCGTGTGCAAAGCGATTCGATGCGTACCAAACGACGTCAAATGGCAGAAGAAAAAGCAGCCAAGACCGCGGTGAAAATGATTTTCCCCCTCGTGCTGTTCATCTTCCCAGGGATCTTCGTCGTGCTGGTGGGACCTGCCGGTATCAGCATGTATCGAAACATGCTGGAAAACCAGTGA
- a CDS encoding prolyl oligopeptidase family serine peptidase, producing MFVLPSLLLTLFFQTSLHAQDSARPMKYPETKTTDVNDEYHGRKVADPYRWLEDTESEATAAWVTAQNEVTQAYLDTLPSRAPMRERLQRLWNYERYGLPRRRGETYFYTHNDGLQDQDVLYKADSLDAPRAVLIDPNTLSDDGTVALAGTAVTDDGKLIAYALADGGSDWRTWKVRNVETGEDTGDVVQWVKFSSIAWMPDASGFFYSRYSEPVDGGELTATNENQRMYFHALGTPQADDRLILERPDHPKWGFSPAVTDDGRYLIIQNWKGSEPKSQVFVKDLRNADSPIQDLITGFDAEYEWVGSVDDTLYFMTDHEAPRRRVIAVDTNAPQRENWVEVIAETEDVIESVSLFGETFYAVTLHDARSKVSRYRINGSSIGEFTLPAVGSVGGFGGRQDAKETFYSFTNYVTPSAIYRLDLTTGENSLWKTPKIDLEVDDFITEQLFATSKDGTKVPIIVTRRKDSQLDGSNKTLLYAYGGFNISLTPSFSPANAAWVDAGGIYAVANLRGGGEYGREWHEAGMRLGKQNVFDDFIAAAEHLIDQKYTQSKHLGIRGGSNGGLLVGAVMTQRPELFGACLPAVGVMDMLRFQKFTIGWAWVAEFGSSDEADQIDNLLSYSPLHNLKPGTCYPATLITTADRDDRVVPGHSFKFAAALQAAQSCDHPTLIRIETRAGHGAGTPVSKRIDEYADLWAFLIENLK from the coding sequence ATGTTTGTGCTGCCAAGCCTGCTGCTGACACTGTTTTTTCAAACCAGCCTCCATGCCCAAGACTCCGCGCGGCCTATGAAATACCCTGAAACGAAGACCACAGACGTCAACGACGAGTATCACGGACGCAAGGTCGCCGATCCGTATCGTTGGCTGGAGGATACCGAGAGCGAGGCGACGGCGGCGTGGGTGACGGCTCAAAACGAAGTCACGCAAGCATATTTGGATACGCTGCCCTCGCGAGCACCCATGCGAGAACGGTTGCAGCGACTTTGGAACTATGAGCGATATGGCCTGCCCCGTCGTCGCGGCGAAACCTATTTTTACACTCACAACGATGGTCTCCAGGACCAGGACGTTCTCTATAAAGCTGACTCGCTGGATGCCCCACGTGCGGTGTTGATCGATCCCAACACGCTCAGCGACGACGGGACGGTCGCTCTCGCAGGAACTGCGGTGACCGACGACGGAAAGCTGATCGCCTATGCGTTGGCCGACGGCGGCAGCGACTGGAGGACATGGAAAGTACGAAACGTCGAGACCGGCGAAGACACCGGCGATGTCGTCCAATGGGTCAAGTTCAGCTCGATCGCGTGGATGCCCGATGCCAGCGGATTCTTTTATTCGCGTTACAGCGAGCCGGTCGATGGTGGTGAGTTGACCGCCACCAACGAAAACCAACGCATGTACTTTCACGCCTTGGGGACACCGCAAGCCGACGACCGATTGATTCTCGAGCGGCCCGATCATCCCAAATGGGGCTTCTCCCCCGCTGTGACCGACGACGGTCGCTACCTGATCATCCAAAACTGGAAAGGCAGCGAGCCCAAAAGCCAAGTGTTCGTCAAAGACTTGCGAAACGCTGACAGCCCCATCCAGGATCTGATCACAGGATTCGACGCCGAGTATGAATGGGTGGGGTCCGTTGATGACACGCTCTACTTCATGACCGATCACGAAGCGCCACGACGCCGCGTGATTGCCGTCGACACCAATGCACCGCAACGCGAAAATTGGGTGGAAGTCATCGCGGAGACTGAGGACGTGATCGAGTCCGTGAGCTTGTTCGGCGAAACGTTCTACGCGGTGACACTGCATGATGCTCGCAGCAAGGTCAGTCGCTACCGTATCAATGGCTCATCCATCGGTGAGTTCACGTTGCCCGCCGTCGGCAGCGTCGGAGGTTTTGGCGGTCGCCAGGACGCCAAGGAAACGTTTTACAGTTTCACAAACTATGTCACCCCCTCAGCGATCTATCGGCTGGACTTGACCACCGGCGAAAACTCGCTTTGGAAAACCCCCAAGATTGATTTGGAGGTGGATGACTTCATCACGGAACAGCTTTTTGCCACCAGCAAAGATGGCACCAAAGTTCCCATCATCGTCACCCGCCGCAAAGACAGCCAACTCGATGGCAGCAACAAGACACTGTTGTACGCCTATGGCGGTTTCAATATTTCGCTCACGCCATCCTTTTCGCCGGCCAACGCCGCTTGGGTGGATGCAGGCGGCATCTACGCCGTGGCCAATTTGCGTGGCGGCGGTGAGTATGGTCGCGAGTGGCACGAAGCTGGGATGCGGCTGGGCAAACAAAACGTCTTTGACGATTTCATCGCCGCAGCGGAACACTTGATCGATCAAAAATACACTCAGTCCAAGCATTTAGGGATTCGTGGCGGCAGCAACGGCGGATTGCTCGTCGGTGCGGTGATGACGCAACGGCCGGAACTGTTCGGTGCCTGCTTGCCAGCCGTCGGCGTAATGGACATGTTGCGTTTTCAGAAGTTCACGATCGGCTGGGCTTGGGTGGCGGAGTTCGGCAGTAGTGATGAAGCCGACCAGATCGACAATCTGTTGAGCTACTCGCCGCTGCACAATCTCAAGCCGGGGACTTGCTATCCGGCAACACTGATCACCACGGCGGACCGCGACGACCGAGTCGTTCCCGGTCACAGTTTCAAGTTTGCCGCTGCCCTGCAAGCCGCCCAGTCATGTGATCATCCGACACTGATTCGTATCGAAACCAGGGCCGGCCACGGTGCAGGAACCCCGGTCAGCAAGCGGATCGATGAGTACGCAGACCTGTGGGCGTTCTTGATCGAGAACCTCAAATGA
- a CDS encoding dual specificity protein phosphatase family protein, which yields MSLSVLPRFYARTVFYPTLAWNYLLGRILKRRRWWDKIDSHVIVGAYPFASDVASLRGEGVRAVVNTCEEYAGPISEYDKHGIEQLHIPTTDFTHPSLAAVSEAVEFIQKYKLQNDVVYIHCKAGRARSATVAICWLIKYRGMSIEEAQQHLLRSRPHINRKLALRPVVQQFAASLEDR from the coding sequence ATGTCGCTTTCTGTACTGCCCCGCTTCTACGCGCGAACCGTCTTTTATCCCACCCTGGCATGGAATTACCTGCTGGGTCGGATTCTCAAGCGTCGCCGATGGTGGGACAAGATCGACAGCCACGTCATCGTTGGGGCTTATCCGTTCGCAAGCGATGTCGCGTCCCTGCGTGGAGAAGGCGTCCGGGCTGTCGTGAACACCTGCGAGGAATATGCGGGGCCGATTTCGGAGTATGACAAACACGGTATCGAACAGCTTCACATTCCGACGACCGATTTCACTCATCCGAGTCTCGCTGCTGTGAGCGAAGCCGTCGAATTTATCCAAAAATACAAGCTTCAGAACGATGTGGTCTACATCCACTGCAAGGCCGGGCGGGCTCGCAGTGCAACGGTGGCGATTTGCTGGCTGATCAAATACCGCGGCATGTCGATTGAGGAAGCCCAGCAGCATTTGCTTCGTTCACGGCCGCACATCAATCGAAAGCTCGCCTTGCGACCGGTCGTGCAACAATTCGCCGCGAGCCTGGAAGATCGGTAA